A single Anomalospiza imberbis isolate Cuckoo-Finch-1a 21T00152 chromosome 15, ASM3175350v1, whole genome shotgun sequence DNA region contains:
- the EGR1 gene encoding early growth response protein 1: MAAAKAEMQLLPPLQISDPFGAFPHSPPAMDTHYPKLEEMMLLSGGGPQFLAPPGAPESAGFGAAGEPGEQHFEHLGADTFPEISLNNEKTLPETSYANQTTRLPPITYTGRFSLEPAPNSSNPLWPEPLFSLVSGLVGMANAPPTSTPTSSSPSSSSQSSPLSCSVQASENNPIYSAAPTFPSSSSDIFPESQTQSFPNPSGAPIQYPPPAYPTAKTNFQVPMIPDYLFPQQQGELSLVPADQKPFPALETRAQQPSLTPLSTIKAFATQTGSQELKTLNANYQSQLIKPSRMRKYPNRPSKTPPHERPYACPVESCDRRFSRSDELTRHIRIHTGQKPFQCRICMRNFSRSDHLTTHIRTHTGEKPFACDICGRKFARSDERKRHTKIHLRQKDKKVEKAAPTSTASPIPTYSSSVTTSYPSSIATTYPSPVRTAYSSPAPSSYPSPAHTTFPSPSIATTYPSGTATFQTQVATSFSSPGVTNNFSSQVTSALSDMNSAFSPRTIEIC, from the exons ATGGCCGCGGCCAAGGCAGAGATGCAGCTCCTGCCCCCGCTGCAGATCTCCGACCCCTTTGGCGCCTTCCCGCACTcgccccctgccatggacactCACTATCCCAAGCTGGAGGAGATGATGCTGCTCAGCGGCGGGGGCCCGCAGTTCCTTGCCCCGCCCGGGGCACCCGAGAGTGCGGGCTTCGGCGCCGCCGGGGAGCCCGGAGAGCAGCACTTCGAGCACCTCGGGGCAG ACACTTTTCCCGAAATCTCCCTGAACAACGAGAAAACCCTGCCAGAAACCAGCTATGCCAACCAAACGACGAGACTGCCACCGATAACCTACACGGGGCGCTTCTCCTTAGAGCCAGCCCCCAACAGCAGCAACCCCCTATGGCCAGAGCCCCTCTTCAGCCTCGTCAGTGGACTGGTGGGCATGGCTAATGCACCTCCCACGTCTACGCCTACTTCATCATCGCCATCCTCCTCCTCGCAGAGCTCCCCACTGAGCTGTTCTGTCCAAGCCAGCGAGAACAATCCAATTTATTCAGCTGCACCAACATTTCCCAGTTCCAGCTCTGACATTTTTCCTGAATCCCAGACCCAGTCTTTTCCCAACCCCTCTGGAGCCCCCATCCAGTATCCACCTCCAGCTTATCCGACTGCTAAAACCAACTTCCAGGTGCCAATGATCCCGGATTACTTGTTCCCTCAGCAACAGGGTGAGCTCAGTCTTGTTCCAGCTGATCAGAAGCCCTTTCCAGCTCTTGAGaccagagcacagcagccttCCCTCACACCACTGTCCACTATTAAAGCATTTGCTACACAGACTGGCTCCCAAGAGCTGAAGACCCTCAATGCTAATTATCAGTCCCAGTTGATCAAGCCCAGCAGGATGAGGAAATACCCAAACCGTCCCAGCAAGACACCTCCTCATGAGCGTCCCTATGCCTGCCCAGTGGAGTCCTGTGACCGGAGGTTTTCACGATCTGATGAGCTAACGCGGCACATACGCATCCACACGGGACAGAAACCTTTCCAGTGCCGCATCTGCATGCGGAATTTCAGCAGGAGCGACCACTTGACTACACACATCCGCACACACACAGGAGAGAAGCCATTTGCTTGTGACATTTGTGGTAGAAAGTTTGCCAGAAGTGATGAGAGGAAGAGGCACACTAAAATCCACCTTAGGCAGAAGGACAAGAAAGTGGAAAAGGCAGCTCCAACCTCAACTGCTTCCCCAATTCCTACCTATTCATCCTCTGTGACTACATCCTACCCTTCCTCCATCGCCACCACTTATCCCTCCCCAGTGCGTACAGCATATTCTTCTCCTGCTCCCTCTTCCTATCCCTCCCCTGCGCACACCACATTCCCATCCCCTTCTATAGCAACCACTTACCCCTCTGGCACCGCCACTTTTCAGACCCAAGTGGCCACTTCCTTCTCATCTCCAGGAGTCACCAACAATTTCAGCTCACAGGTAACCTCAGCACTTTCAGACATGAACTCAGCCTTTTCTCCAAGGACAATTGAGATCTGCTGA